In a genomic window of Ignavibacteria bacterium:
- a CDS encoding DUF2723 domain-containing protein encodes MNNFTNKKPFLVKKENFFAFAISFFSFIIYVFTASRTVSFIDAGELATVASTLGIAHPTGYPLFTLLGYFVSKIPFGISTIFKLNLFSALLCSSSLFFFFKFLVFFTSHVADKKPQFAHYISAICGTLLLAFSETFWSQAVAIEVYSLHCLFLSLLLLLFSKAISVRQSFPNHESRFTIHFSIFAFILGLSFTNHLTTILLAPAFLYLFFATFGAGKQSWKIIVQLALPFLIGLSVYAYLLIRSLQQPLFDWGNPETLERFFWHVRGKQFSVWFFSSAEVAKQQFNYFLSRAPKEFAYVAVVFALLGILSLRKNKRALLFTSLLFVFCILYSINYDIHDIDSYFLLAYFTVAIWSAFGVQFLLERFSSRRKQEKENRKLSLAFILICLLPLPFHYSQTNKSENFLVEDYTKNMFASLDSNAIIISYQWDYFVSASYYFQTIEHWRTDVVVIDKELLRRSWYFLQLKRHYPWLVERSQKEIDAFLVELDKFEHNLPYHYQTIEGAFRALISSFISKNRNERPVYVTPEIEAEYTQGFQRIPSGLAFRLLREDEPHPKILPIKFTVRKAATSGKMEELIWDLYARSYFNQAMYCYRKQDFENAIPMVNEALQFQPGKRELLALKERLKAVMK; translated from the coding sequence ATGAACAACTTCACCAATAAAAAACCTTTTCTTGTGAAAAAAGAAAACTTTTTCGCTTTTGCAATTTCTTTTTTTTCATTCATTATCTATGTTTTCACTGCTTCGCGAACCGTTTCCTTCATTGACGCTGGCGAACTTGCAACCGTGGCATCAACGCTCGGAATTGCTCACCCAACGGGATACCCGCTTTTCACATTGTTGGGCTACTTTGTTTCAAAAATTCCTTTCGGCATTTCGACTATTTTCAAACTCAATCTTTTCTCAGCGTTACTCTGTTCATCAAGTCTATTTTTCTTTTTTAAGTTTTTAGTTTTTTTCACATCTCATGTTGCAGACAAGAAACCGCAATTCGCTCATTATATTTCTGCCATTTGCGGAACGCTCCTTCTCGCTTTTTCTGAAACATTTTGGTCGCAAGCGGTTGCTATCGAAGTGTATTCGCTCCATTGTTTGTTTCTTTCTCTTCTGCTGTTATTGTTCTCGAAAGCAATAAGCGTTCGGCAATCATTTCCGAATCACGAATCACGATTTACGATTCACTTCTCCATTTTCGCTTTCATTCTCGGATTAAGTTTTACGAATCATCTCACTACGATATTGCTTGCTCCCGCGTTTCTGTATCTTTTTTTTGCAACATTTGGAGCGGGAAAACAAAGTTGGAAAATAATTGTACAACTCGCTCTTCCATTTCTTATCGGACTTTCCGTGTATGCCTATTTGCTCATCCGTTCGCTCCAGCAACCGTTATTCGATTGGGGAAATCCGGAAACACTCGAACGATTTTTCTGGCACGTGCGCGGGAAACAATTCAGCGTGTGGTTTTTTTCTTCCGCAGAAGTTGCAAAACAACAATTCAATTATTTTCTCTCGCGTGCGCCAAAGGAATTTGCATACGTTGCCGTTGTGTTTGCATTGCTGGGAATTCTGTCCTTGCGAAAAAACAAACGCGCGCTGTTGTTCACTTCATTACTATTTGTCTTTTGTATCCTATACTCTATCAACTACGATATACACGATATAGATTCATATTTCTTGCTTGCATATTTCACCGTTGCAATTTGGAGCGCATTTGGGGTGCAGTTTCTGCTCGAACGTTTTTCTTCAAGAAGAAAACAGGAAAAAGAAAACCGAAAACTTTCTCTTGCGTTCATCTTGATATGTTTGCTTCCGCTTCCGTTTCATTACTCTCAAACGAACAAAAGCGAAAATTTTCTTGTCGAAGATTACACGAAAAATATGTTTGCGTCGCTCGATTCCAACGCAATCATTATTTCGTATCAATGGGATTATTTTGTTTCCGCTTCGTATTATTTTCAAACCATTGAACATTGGAGAACGGATGTTGTTGTCATAGATAAAGAATTGCTTCGCCGCTCGTGGTATTTTCTTCAATTGAAGCGCCATTATCCTTGGCTCGTTGAACGTTCACAAAAAGAAATTGATGCGTTTCTTGTTGAATTGGATAAGTTCGAACACAATCTTCCGTACCATTATCAAACGATTGAAGGAGCATTTCGTGCATTGATTTCCAGTTTCATTTCTAAAAATCGTAATGAACGTCCCGTGTATGTAACTCCCGAAATTGAGGCGGAGTACACGCAGGGATTTCAGCGTATTCCTTCGGGATTAGCATTTCGGTTATTGCGCGAAGATGAACCGCATCCGAAAATTTTACCAATAAAATTTACTGTTCGGAAAGCGGCTACAAGCGGGAAAATGGAAGAACTGATTTGGGATTTATATGCGCGAAGTTACTTCAATCAGGCAATGTATTGTTACCGAAAACAGGATTTCGAAAACGCAATACCAATGGTGAACGAAGCGTTGCAATTTCAACCGGGGAAGCGGGAACTGCTTGCTCTGAAAGAACGATTGAAAGCAGTAATGAAGTAG
- a CDS encoding RNA polymerase sigma factor RpoD/SigA codes for MTGSKLYSNGELQSLDRYLQEIGKVELIGAEDEIELAKRIKKGGSDGQNALEKLCKANLRFVVSVAKQYQNQGLALGDLINEGNLGLIKAAKRFDETRGFKFISYAVWWIRQSILQALAEQSRIVRLPLNRVGALNKIGKAFSALEQEYEREPSASEIANELEMSLYEVADTLKISGRHLSMDAPFSQGDDNRLLDVIQDDRAPRPDHILIKESLSKEIEQSLLSLTDREAEVLRLYFGLGREHPLTLEEIGDKFKLTRERVRQIKEKAIRRLRHTNRSKTLRTYLG; via the coding sequence ATGACCGGATCAAAATTATATTCTAACGGCGAACTTCAATCCCTCGATAGATATTTACAAGAAATAGGGAAAGTCGAATTAATCGGGGCAGAAGATGAAATTGAACTCGCGAAACGAATTAAAAAAGGTGGCTCCGATGGTCAAAATGCACTTGAAAAACTATGCAAAGCAAACTTACGATTTGTTGTAAGTGTTGCGAAACAATATCAAAACCAGGGGCTTGCACTTGGAGATTTAATCAACGAAGGAAATCTGGGATTAATCAAAGCCGCAAAACGTTTTGACGAAACGCGCGGTTTTAAGTTCATTTCATACGCTGTTTGGTGGATACGTCAATCCATATTGCAGGCGCTTGCAGAACAATCACGCATTGTTCGTTTGCCCTTAAATCGTGTAGGCGCATTGAATAAAATCGGGAAAGCATTCAGCGCATTGGAGCAAGAATATGAACGCGAGCCGAGCGCGAGTGAAATTGCAAACGAACTCGAAATGTCGTTATATGAAGTTGCAGATACTCTGAAAATTTCCGGGCGCCACTTATCAATGGATGCTCCTTTTTCTCAAGGAGATGATAATCGTTTACTGGACGTTATTCAAGATGACCGCGCCCCACGCCCCGACCATATTTTGATCAAAGAATCGTTGAGCAAAGAAATCGAACAATCGTTGCTTTCACTGACTGATAGAGAGGCGGAAGTGTTGCGTTTATATTTCGGTTTGGGACGCGAACATCCACTCACGTTGGAAGAAATCGGCGATAAATTTAAATTGACGCGTGAACGTGTTCGTCAGATTAAAGAGAAAGCAATTCGTCGTTTACGTCATACTAATCGCAGTAAAACATTGCGGACATATCTTGGCTAA
- a CDS encoding NlpC/P60 family protein, with amino-acid sequence MKQYFPNLWKGFAVCIIVALLCGCSSSLQRFTSSKKPTEKKDERKRRFASPIREEVEKDDKKIDVENVKTRFSSSRKNENARQRETITENTRVANDNTSKAREHTNSREYLQSKREQVMEEILLMIGVPYEFGGDDEGGIDCSAFTRRIYQNALLMTLPRTSDEQMREGKTIHQMNLQFGDLVFFNTNGTVPSHVGIFLEDDLFAHASESFGVTISSLQSSYYKSRYVGARRIFQ; translated from the coding sequence TTGAAACAATATTTTCCGAATCTCTGGAAGGGATTTGCTGTGTGCATTATTGTTGCGCTTTTATGTGGATGCAGCAGTTCATTGCAACGTTTTACTTCTTCAAAGAAACCAACGGAAAAAAAGGATGAACGCAAACGACGATTTGCTTCGCCGATTCGCGAAGAAGTTGAGAAGGATGATAAAAAAATAGATGTTGAGAATGTCAAAACACGTTTTTCTTCAAGTAGAAAAAATGAGAATGCACGTCAACGGGAAACAATAACAGAAAACACTCGAGTTGCAAACGACAATACTTCGAAAGCAAGAGAACATACGAACAGCAGGGAATACTTGCAGAGTAAACGAGAACAAGTAATGGAAGAGATTCTCTTGATGATTGGAGTACCGTATGAGTTTGGCGGCGACGATGAAGGCGGAATAGATTGTTCTGCATTCACTCGAAGAATATACCAGAATGCATTGTTGATGACGTTGCCGCGCACTTCCGATGAGCAAATGCGTGAAGGAAAAACAATACATCAGATGAATCTGCAGTTTGGCGATCTTGTTTTTTTTAATACCAACGGAACAGTTCCCTCGCACGTTGGTATCTTTCTCGAAGATGATTTGTTTGCGCATGCGAGCGAGTCGTTTGGCGTTACTATCTCGTCGTTGCAAAGTTCGTATTATAAATCCCGTTATGTGGGAGCGAGGAGAATTTTTCAATAA
- the def gene encoding peptide deformylase, which translates to MALLPIYTYGTNILRKKAKPIDEITDEVITLVRNMFETMHNASGVGLAANQVGVLQRVLVVDISEMEGYENEQPLVMINPEIMFREGNCAIEEGCLSIPGIRGNITRSETITVTYLDLNGKEKILKTDGMIARVVLHEIDHLNGVLFIDLLEREHFQKLFSTLKNIERGEMETEYPIVTARVLKQKKVAV; encoded by the coding sequence ATGGCATTACTACCTATTTATACATACGGCACAAACATTCTGCGAAAGAAAGCAAAGCCGATAGATGAAATTACGGATGAAGTAATTACGCTTGTACGCAATATGTTTGAAACGATGCATAACGCTTCTGGAGTTGGTCTTGCCGCAAATCAAGTAGGAGTTTTACAACGTGTGTTAGTTGTTGATATTTCTGAAATGGAGGGATATGAAAACGAACAACCGCTTGTAATGATAAATCCGGAAATTATGTTCCGTGAAGGAAACTGCGCAATTGAAGAAGGATGTTTAAGCATTCCCGGAATTCGAGGAAACATTACTCGGTCGGAAACAATTACCGTAACGTATTTGGACTTAAACGGAAAAGAAAAAATATTGAAAACCGACGGAATGATTGCTCGTGTTGTTCTTCACGAAATTGACCATCTCAACGGAGTACTTTTTATAGATTTATTGGAAAGAGAACACTTTCAAAAATTGTTTTCTACTTTAAAAAATATCGAGCGCGGAGAAATGGAAACCGAGTATCCTATAGTAACAGCGCGAGTATTGAAACAGAAAAAAGTAGCAGTATAG
- a CDS encoding methionyl-tRNA formyltransferase has translation MRIIFMGTAEFAVPSLSILYEHHHEICAVVTVPDKPQGRGLMMQSSPIKEFAVKHQLPLLQPMQLKDERLCSHIRELAPDLIVVVAFRILPKEVFTIPRFGSINLHASLLPQYRGAAPINWAIINGETETGVSTFFLQEKVDTGNIILRARVAISENQTAGELHDVLADTGAELVLHSVQLIEGNKVRIQQQENSVISYAPKIFRSDCKINWEKSVKEIHNFIRGLSPTPCAFTTFEGTTIKIYESKIISNERMPSANNGTIIDIQNRLAVAANDGVLELMTLQREGKKKLNASDFLRGMPIRCGEKFE, from the coding sequence ATGCGTATTATATTTATGGGAACTGCGGAATTTGCTGTTCCGTCGCTTTCAATATTGTATGAACATCACCACGAAATATGCGCTGTTGTTACAGTTCCTGATAAACCCCAGGGAAGAGGGTTGATGATGCAGAGTTCACCGATAAAAGAATTTGCAGTGAAACATCAACTTCCGTTGTTGCAACCAATGCAATTAAAAGATGAGAGACTTTGTTCACATATCCGAGAATTGGCGCCGGATCTAATTGTTGTCGTTGCATTTCGCATATTGCCGAAAGAAGTTTTTACAATTCCCCGATTTGGTTCGATAAACCTGCATGCTTCACTATTACCCCAATACCGAGGAGCAGCGCCGATCAATTGGGCAATCATCAATGGCGAAACAGAAACAGGTGTATCAACATTTTTTCTTCAAGAAAAAGTTGATACGGGAAACATCATTTTGCGCGCACGAGTAGCAATTTCGGAAAATCAAACGGCAGGCGAATTACACGATGTACTTGCAGATACGGGAGCAGAACTTGTTTTACATTCTGTCCAATTAATCGAAGGTAACAAAGTTCGTATACAGCAACAAGAAAATAGCGTTATCTCATATGCGCCGAAAATATTCAGAAGTGATTGTAAAATAAATTGGGAAAAAAGTGTAAAAGAAATTCACAATTTTATTCGAGGATTATCTCCGACACCATGTGCATTCACAACATTCGAAGGAACCACAATTAAAATATATGAAAGTAAAATAATTTCCAACGAAAGAATGCCGTCCGCAAACAATGGGACGATAATTGATATACAAAACAGATTAGCGGTTGCTGCTAACGACGGTGTGTTGGAATTGATGACATTACAAAGAGAAGGGAAAAAGAAACTAAATGCATCAGATTTTTTACGTGGAATGCCAATACGATGTGGTGAAAAATTTGAATAA
- the rpmG gene encoding 50S ribosomal protein L33, translated as MREIITLECTQCKRRNYTNTKNKRKQSGRVEYKKYCQWCDKRVLHKETK; from the coding sequence ATGCGCGAAATAATAACATTAGAATGTACGCAATGCAAGCGTCGCAATTATACAAACACCAAAAATAAGCGAAAACAATCGGGAAGAGTTGAATACAAGAAGTATTGTCAATGGTGTGATAAACGCGTTTTGCATAAAGAAACAAAATAA
- the secE gene encoding preprotein translocase subunit SecE, with protein MKDKIQAFTAEIVKELGKVTWPTKDELKDSTMIVASVCSVLALFIFLVDNLLSLIVKYLY; from the coding sequence ATGAAAGACAAAATTCAAGCATTTACCGCCGAGATTGTAAAAGAACTTGGTAAAGTAACGTGGCCGACAAAAGACGAATTAAAAGATTCGACAATGATTGTTGCATCTGTATGCAGTGTTCTTGCGTTGTTTATATTTTTAGTGGACAATTTGTTGAGCCTTATTGTTAAATATCTCTATTAG
- the nusG gene encoding transcription termination/antitermination factor NusG: MSEALKIVSTDTPARWFVLHCVTGTEGKVKQQIEKRRESEGFEERVLSVEVPKEKVFEIFEGKKRSKEKTYLPGYILVQLRMDQKVREFIMQTPGVLNFVGDKNKPIPLRNDEVKRFLGKLETDGDQESSSTQYHVGLAVKVIDGPFSNFMGTVQETNTEKMRLKVIVSIFGRKTPVELDFAQVEEIK; this comes from the coding sequence ATGAGTGAAGCGCTAAAAATAGTTTCAACGGATACACCTGCGCGGTGGTTTGTTCTTCATTGCGTAACCGGAACCGAAGGGAAAGTGAAACAACAAATTGAAAAACGCAGGGAATCAGAAGGATTTGAAGAACGCGTGCTTAGTGTTGAAGTTCCAAAGGAAAAAGTTTTTGAAATTTTTGAAGGAAAAAAACGCAGTAAAGAGAAAACGTATCTTCCGGGATATATCCTCGTTCAACTTCGGATGGACCAAAAAGTGCGAGAGTTTATTATGCAAACTCCTGGCGTATTAAATTTTGTTGGCGATAAAAATAAACCGATTCCTCTCCGTAACGACGAAGTAAAACGTTTTCTCGGCAAATTGGAAACGGATGGAGACCAAGAATCATCTTCTACACAATACCACGTAGGATTAGCAGTAAAAGTTATAGATGGTCCATTCAGCAATTTTATGGGAACCGTACAAGAGACAAACACAGAAAAGATGCGACTCAAAGTTATCGTGAGTATTTTCGGAAGAAAAACTCCGGTCGAGTTAGATTTTGCACAAGTCGAAGAAATTAAATAA
- the rplK gene encoding 50S ribosomal protein L11, whose product MKKITGYIKLQIPAGGATPAPPVGPALGQKGVNIMEFCKQFNAKTQSQQGLTIPVVITVYSDKSFTFITKTPPAAVLIIKSLGIPKGSGEPNRTKVGMLTQKQVREIAELKLPDLNALEIESAMQMIKGTARSMGVTVE is encoded by the coding sequence ATGAAGAAAATTACTGGTTATATAAAGTTACAAATTCCCGCAGGCGGTGCTACCCCTGCACCACCGGTTGGTCCTGCGTTGGGACAAAAGGGGGTCAATATTATGGAGTTTTGCAAACAATTTAATGCAAAAACTCAATCTCAACAGGGACTCACAATTCCCGTTGTTATTACAGTGTACTCCGATAAATCGTTCACATTTATTACGAAGACACCACCGGCGGCAGTGCTAATAATCAAATCGCTCGGAATACCTAAGGGCTCCGGCGAACCAAACAGAACGAAAGTAGGGATGCTGACGCAGAAACAAGTACGCGAAATTGCAGAACTGAAATTGCCTGATTTAAATGCACTCGAAATTGAATCAGCAATGCAAATGATAAAAGGTACCGCTCGAAGTATGGGCGTAACTGTTGAATAA
- a CDS encoding 50S ribosomal protein L1, which yields MKHSKRYNTIAKKVDAKKLLTLSEAVNKVKETATAKFTESVDVAIRLGVDPKKADQAIRSTVSLPHGIGKTVRVLVVAKSPLDQEAKEAGADYAGYQEYLEKLQSGWSDIDVIIASPDVMGELGKLGKILGPRGLMPNPKSGTVTPQVAKAVKEVKAGKIEFRVDKAGVVHAMIGKANFDALKLEENISAFLSTIIRLKPSTVKGQYVKSIFLSSTMGPSVQIDRNSVEALH from the coding sequence ATGAAACACTCAAAACGATACAATACAATTGCAAAAAAAGTGGATGCAAAAAAATTACTCACGCTATCCGAAGCAGTGAATAAAGTAAAAGAAACGGCAACTGCAAAGTTTACTGAATCGGTAGATGTAGCAATTCGTCTCGGCGTTGACCCGAAAAAAGCAGACCAAGCGATACGAAGCACGGTTTCTTTACCCCACGGGATTGGAAAAACTGTTCGTGTTCTCGTCGTAGCAAAATCCCCGCTTGACCAAGAAGCGAAGGAAGCGGGAGCAGACTACGCGGGCTATCAGGAATATCTGGAAAAACTGCAATCGGGATGGAGTGATATTGATGTCATTATTGCGTCTCCGGATGTTATGGGCGAATTAGGAAAGTTGGGAAAAATATTAGGACCTCGTGGTTTAATGCCGAATCCGAAAAGCGGAACCGTTACACCGCAGGTTGCAAAAGCAGTTAAAGAAGTAAAAGCAGGGAAAATCGAATTTCGCGTTGATAAAGCAGGGGTTGTTCACGCAATGATTGGAAAAGCAAACTTCGACGCGTTGAAATTAGAAGAAAATATTTCTGCATTTCTTTCAACAATTATTCGATTGAAGCCATCTACGGTAAAAGGACAATACGTCAAAAGCATTTTTCTTTCGAGCACAATGGGACCAAGCGTGCAAATAGACCGAAACTCTGTAGAGGCATTGCATTAA
- a CDS encoding 50S ribosomal protein L10 — protein MNRSEKAQIVSSLTEHLQQAQSVFFTDFSRITVEEINTLRRDFFREGVSYVVVKNTLVARALETTSYSDALKPKLVGPTALALGIKDPIAPARILKKFIEKTNKLSVKACIFENQVFDGKQFEKIAALPSRPELIASILGSLNSPIANIVYVLDALEKKLQPAS, from the coding sequence ATGAATCGTTCAGAAAAAGCACAAATCGTATCAAGTCTTACTGAACATTTGCAGCAAGCCCAAAGCGTATTTTTTACGGACTTTAGCAGAATCACGGTAGAAGAAATCAACACTCTTCGTCGCGATTTCTTTAGAGAAGGCGTTTCGTACGTTGTCGTAAAAAACACTCTTGTCGCAAGAGCGCTGGAGACGACTTCCTATTCTGATGCACTGAAACCGAAACTTGTTGGACCGACGGCGCTTGCGTTGGGAATAAAAGACCCAATCGCGCCGGCACGAATTCTCAAAAAATTTATTGAGAAAACCAATAAACTTTCAGTAAAAGCATGCATCTTTGAGAACCAGGTATTTGATGGAAAACAATTTGAAAAAATTGCCGCATTGCCATCACGTCCCGAGTTAATAGCATCTATCTTGGGAAGTCTCAACAGTCCGATTGCAAATATCGTGTATGTACTAGATGCGTTGGAAAAAAAACTTCAACCTGCATCGTAA
- a CDS encoding 50S ribosomal protein L7/L12 — MSVVVEIVEKIEKLSLLEIVELKKALEEKFGVSAAAPVMVAGGAAAGAAPAVEEQTEFTVILKAAGANKIGVIKVVREITGLGLKEAKDLVDGAPKNVKEGASKDEAEKLKKQLEEAGAQVEVK; from the coding sequence ATGTCAGTCGTAGTCGAAATAGTTGAAAAAATTGAGAAGCTTTCATTACTCGAGATTGTAGAATTAAAAAAAGCACTCGAAGAAAAATTTGGTGTGAGCGCGGCAGCACCCGTTATGGTTGCCGGAGGCGCAGCAGCAGGAGCCGCTCCCGCGGTAGAAGAGCAAACGGAATTTACCGTTATCTTAAAAGCGGCAGGAGCCAATAAAATCGGCGTAATCAAAGTCGTTCGAGAAATTACTGGTCTTGGCTTAAAAGAAGCAAAAGATTTGGTAGATGGCGCACCGAAAAATGTGAAAGAAGGAGCCAGCAAAGATGAAGCGGAAAAACTGAAGAAGCAACTGGAAGAAGCCGGCGCTCAAGTAGAAGTCAAGTAA